In Octopus bimaculoides isolate UCB-OBI-ISO-001 chromosome 5, ASM119413v2, whole genome shotgun sequence, a genomic segment contains:
- the LOC106880458 gene encoding uncharacterized protein LOC106880458 encodes MLLKNVTASNGHCNGTYYSIVSLHDHVIEAEVASGPYAGSTVPIPRIPHVSQEMAFPFIFTCKQFPVKPAFALTCNKAQGYTFSQIGIYLPTQFFSHGQLYVALSGVRKKANVKILAERNGNSMITDNCIYKEILL; translated from the coding sequence aTGCTTCTGAAAAATGTAACTGCTTCTAATGGACATTGCAATGGCACATACTACAGCATTGTCAGTTTACATGATCATGTTATTGAGGCTGAGGTTGCTTCTGGTCCTTATGCAGGATCAACTGTGCCGATCCCAAGAATACCACATGTATCTCAAGAAATGGCATTTccattcatatttacatgtaaaCAATTTCCTGTCAAGCCAGCTTTTGCCTTGACGTGCAACAAAGCACAAGGATATACTTTTTCACAAATTGGAATATATCTTCCGACACAATTCTTCTCACATGGTCAACTGTATGTTGCATTATCTGGAGTTCGAAAGAAGGCTAACGTAAAAATATTggctgagagaaatggaaacagtatgATTACTGACAATTGTATCTACAAGGAGATActactttaa